In Flavobacterium endoglycinae, one DNA window encodes the following:
- the efp gene encoding elongation factor P produces the protein MASTSDIRNGLCIKFNHDIYKIIEFLHVKPGKGPAFVRTKLKSLTSGKVLDNTFSAGHKIDVIRVETHTFQFLYPEGDEFHFMNAETFEQISLNKNILDAPDLLKEGTNVMVQINTETDLPLSVDMPASVILEVTYAEPGVKGNTATNATKNATVETGASVNVPLFINEGDKIKIDTATGSYMERVKE, from the coding sequence ATGGCATCTACATCAGATATTAGAAACGGATTGTGTATTAAATTTAATCACGATATCTATAAAATCATTGAGTTTCTTCACGTAAAGCCTGGAAAAGGTCCAGCTTTCGTAAGAACTAAACTAAAAAGTTTAACTTCAGGTAAAGTATTAGATAATACTTTTTCTGCAGGACACAAAATTGACGTTATTCGTGTTGAAACACATACATTCCAGTTTTTATATCCAGAAGGTGACGAATTTCACTTTATGAATGCGGAAACATTTGAACAGATTTCTTTAAACAAAAACATCTTAGATGCTCCAGATTTATTGAAAGAAGGAACAAATGTAATGGTTCAAATTAATACTGAAACTGATTTACCTTTATCTGTAGATATGCCTGCATCTGTAATTTTAGAAGTTACTTACGCTGAGCCGGGAGTAAAAGGAAACACAGCTACAAACGCTACAAAAAATGCTACTGTTGAAACAGGTGCATCTGTAAACGTGCCGTTATTTATCAACGAAGGAGACAAAATTAAAATTGATACTGCTACAGGTTCTTACATGGAGCGTGTAAAAGAGTAG
- the lpxA gene encoding acyl-ACP--UDP-N-acetylglucosamine O-acyltransferase, with translation MNQPLAYVHPGAKIAKNVVIEPFTTIHNNVVIGDGTWIGSNVTIMEGARIGKNCNIFPGAVISAVPQDLKFGGEDSLAIIGDNCTIRECVTINRGTIASGQTVLGNNCLVMAYAHIAHDCEIGNNAIIVNGVALAGHVVVGNHAVIGGLAAIHQFIHIGDHAMISGGSLVRKDVPPYTKAAKEPLSYVGINSVGLRRRGFTTEKIREIQEIYRILYQKNYNTTQALSIIEAEMEATPERDEILDFIRNSSRGIMKGYSGNY, from the coding sequence ATGAATCAACCATTAGCATATGTTCATCCTGGCGCGAAAATCGCTAAAAACGTTGTAATTGAACCTTTTACAACAATTCACAATAATGTTGTTATTGGTGATGGTACTTGGATTGGTTCGAATGTTACCATTATGGAAGGAGCCCGAATTGGAAAAAATTGTAATATCTTTCCAGGCGCGGTAATTTCTGCAGTACCACAGGATTTAAAATTTGGTGGTGAAGATTCTTTGGCAATTATTGGTGATAACTGTACAATTAGAGAATGTGTTACGATTAATAGAGGGACAATTGCTTCTGGACAAACTGTTCTTGGAAATAATTGTTTAGTTATGGCTTATGCGCACATTGCACACGATTGCGAAATTGGTAACAATGCGATTATTGTAAATGGTGTTGCATTAGCAGGCCACGTAGTTGTTGGTAATCATGCTGTTATTGGTGGTTTAGCGGCAATTCACCAGTTTATACATATTGGAGATCATGCTATGATTTCAGGAGGATCTTTGGTAAGAAAAGATGTTCCGCCGTATACAAAAGCTGCAAAAGAACCTTTATCATACGTTGGTATTAACTCTGTTGGTTTAAGAAGAAGAGGATTTACTACTGAAAAGATTAGAGAAATTCAGGAAATTTACAGAATTTTATATCAAAAGAATTACAATACAACACAAGCTTTAAGTATTATTGAAGCTGAAATGGAAGCTACTCCTGAGAGAGATGAAATTCTTGATTTTATTAGAAATTCATCTCGAGGAATTATGAAAGGTTACTCAGGGAACTATTAA
- a CDS encoding bifunctional UDP-3-O-[3-hydroxymyristoyl] N-acetylglucosamine deacetylase/3-hydroxyacyl-ACP dehydratase has protein sequence MVKQKTIKNEISLTGVGLHTGKEVTMTFKPAPINNGFTFVRVDLQGQPVIEADANYVVNTQRGTNLEKLGVKIQTPEHVLAAVVGCDLDNIIIELNASELPIMDGSSKYFVEAIEKAGIEEQEASRNVYVVKEVISFTDEATGSEILVMPSDEYQVTTMVDFGTKVLGTQNATLKSLADFKQEIASSRTFSFLHELESLLEHGLIKGGDLNNAIVYVDKEISESTMENLKKAFGKDEISVKPNGVLDNLTLHYPNEAARHKLLDVIGDLSLIGVRIQGKIIANKPGHFVNTQFAKKLAKIIKIEQRNHVPTYDLNQEPLMDIHKIMSMLPHRPPFLLIDRIIEMSDRHVVGLKNVTMNENFFVGHFPEAPVMPGVLIVEAMAQTGGILVLSTVPDPENYLTYFMKIDNVKFKHKVLPGDTLIFKCELISPIRRGICHMQANAYANGKLVTEAELMAQIARKQ, from the coding sequence ATGGTTAAACAGAAGACCATCAAAAATGAAATTTCACTAACAGGAGTTGGATTGCATACTGGAAAAGAAGTTACAATGACTTTTAAACCAGCTCCAATTAATAATGGTTTCACTTTTGTAAGAGTAGATTTGCAAGGTCAGCCAGTCATTGAGGCTGATGCTAATTACGTTGTTAACACACAGAGAGGTACTAATTTAGAAAAATTAGGCGTAAAAATTCAAACTCCTGAGCATGTTTTAGCAGCAGTAGTTGGTTGCGATTTGGATAATATTATTATTGAATTGAATGCCTCAGAACTTCCTATTATGGATGGTTCGTCAAAATATTTTGTTGAAGCAATTGAAAAAGCTGGTATTGAAGAGCAGGAAGCAAGCCGTAATGTTTATGTAGTAAAAGAAGTGATTTCATTTACTGATGAAGCAACGGGAAGTGAAATTCTTGTAATGCCAAGCGATGAATACCAAGTGACCACAATGGTAGATTTTGGTACAAAAGTATTAGGTACTCAAAATGCTACGCTTAAAAGTTTAGCTGATTTTAAACAAGAAATTGCAAGCTCAAGAACTTTTAGCTTCTTACATGAATTAGAATCATTATTAGAGCACGGTCTTATTAAAGGTGGTGATTTAAACAATGCAATTGTATATGTAGATAAAGAGATTTCTGAATCTACAATGGAAAACTTAAAGAAAGCTTTTGGTAAAGATGAAATTTCTGTAAAGCCAAACGGCGTTTTAGATAATCTTACATTACATTATCCAAACGAAGCGGCAAGACATAAATTACTTGATGTTATTGGAGATTTATCGCTTATTGGAGTTCGTATTCAAGGAAAAATCATAGCAAATAAACCAGGTCACTTTGTAAATACTCAATTTGCTAAAAAGCTGGCAAAAATTATTAAAATTGAGCAGAGAAACCACGTTCCAACTTATGATTTAAATCAAGAGCCATTGATGGATATTCATAAAATCATGTCAATGCTGCCTCACAGACCTCCATTTTTGTTGATTGACAGAATTATTGAAATGTCTGATCGTCATGTTGTTGGTTTGAAAAATGTTACTATGAATGAAAATTTCTTCGTAGGACACTTTCCGGAAGCACCAGTTATGCCAGGAGTTTTAATTGTTGAAGCAATGGCACAAACAGGAGGAATTTTAGTTTTAAGTACTGTTCCAGATCCAGAAAATTATTTAACTTATTTCATGAAAATTGATAATGTTAAATTCAAACACAAAGTATTGCCAGGTGATACACTAATTTTTAAATGCGAATTGATTTCTCCTATCAGAAGAGGAATCTGCCACATGCAGGCGAATGCATATGCAAATGGAAAATTAGTTACTGAGGCAGAATTAATGGCACAAATTGCAAGAAAGCAATAA
- the lpxD gene encoding UDP-3-O-(3-hydroxymyristoyl)glucosamine N-acyltransferase, with translation MKFTAEQIAGILEGEVVGNPNAEVSKLSKIEEGDEGSLTFLANPKYINYIYSTKATVTIVNDSFVPEQEITTTLIKVEDAYAAFSKLLHFYNQVKLNKTGIEPHSFMSEGTKYGENLYLGSFSYIGQNVVLGDNVKIYPNSFIGDNVTIGDNVFIFAGAKIYSETVIGNNCTIHSGVIIGADGFGFAPNENGEYSKVPQIGNVIIEDNVDVGANTTIDRATLGSTIIRKGVKLDNQIMIAHNVEIGKNTVIAAQSGVAGSTKIGENCMIGGQVGIAGHLVIGNNVRLQAQSGVARNIKDDEVLQGTPSLGYTDFNKSYVHFKNLPKIVAQVEELKKQIINPKNGNNG, from the coding sequence ATGAAATTTACAGCAGAACAAATAGCAGGAATTTTAGAAGGAGAAGTTGTTGGGAATCCCAATGCAGAAGTTTCTAAACTTTCTAAAATAGAGGAGGGTGACGAGGGTTCACTTACTTTTTTGGCTAATCCCAAATATATCAATTACATATATAGTACAAAAGCAACTGTTACTATTGTTAACGACAGCTTTGTACCAGAACAGGAAATTACTACTACTTTAATAAAGGTAGAAGATGCTTATGCAGCGTTTTCTAAACTTTTACATTTTTATAATCAGGTAAAATTAAACAAAACTGGTATTGAACCTCATTCATTTATGTCTGAAGGAACTAAATATGGAGAAAATCTGTATTTGGGAAGCTTCAGCTATATTGGGCAGAATGTTGTTTTAGGTGATAATGTAAAAATTTATCCTAACAGTTTTATTGGAGATAATGTAACAATTGGAGACAATGTGTTTATTTTTGCCGGTGCTAAAATTTATTCAGAAACTGTAATTGGTAATAATTGTACCATTCACTCGGGTGTTATTATTGGTGCTGATGGGTTTGGTTTTGCTCCAAATGAAAATGGAGAATATAGCAAAGTACCTCAAATTGGAAATGTTATTATTGAAGATAATGTAGATGTTGGCGCTAATACTACAATTGACAGAGCAACTCTTGGTTCTACAATCATTAGAAAAGGGGTAAAGCTTGACAATCAAATTATGATAGCTCATAATGTGGAAATTGGTAAAAATACTGTAATTGCTGCTCAAAGCGGGGTTGCGGGTTCTACCAAAATTGGCGAAAATTGTATGATTGGCGGACAGGTAGGTATTGCAGGTCACTTAGTAATAGGAAACAATGTGAGACTTCAGGCACAGTCAGGAGTAGCGAGAAATATTAAAGATGATGAAGTTTTACAAGGAACTCCATCGCTTGGATATACCGATTTTAATAAATCGTATGTTCATTTTAAGAATCTGCCTAAAATCGTGGCTCAAGTTGAAGAATTAAAAAAACAAATAATAAACCCAAAAAATGGAAATAATGGTTAA
- a CDS encoding HD domain-containing protein codes for MTHINKLKIFNDPIYGFISIPNELIYDLIQNPYFQRLRRISQMGLSYLVYPGANHTRFHHALGCMHLMQKAVETLRFKGVAISSEEECALYIAILLHDIGHGPFSHAMEKSIVEDVNHEAISLLFMNKLNEEFEGRLSLAIQVFKGEYHRKFMLQLISSQLDMDRMDYLKRDSFYTGVAEGNVNSGRLIQMMNVVDDVLVIEEKGIYSVEKFLLSRRLMYWQAYLHKTSLVAELILMKLLKRAKELTLKGIKLPCSEPLMYFMQNKITLEDFDTEKLDLFSQLDDFDIISALKSWQKHSDFILSTLSKMIINRDLLKIKLSADKIPMEESQSLKEEFAEAHNISAVDAGYFIFRGKIKNQAYSKEAEPIRILKKDKTIEDVVEASDQLNLKSLSKLVTKYYICFPKQLI; via the coding sequence GTGACTCATATTAACAAGTTAAAAATATTCAATGACCCAATCTACGGGTTTATCTCTATCCCAAATGAACTTATTTACGATTTAATCCAGAATCCGTATTTTCAGCGTTTACGCCGTATATCACAAATGGGATTATCGTATTTGGTTTATCCTGGGGCCAATCATACACGTTTTCATCATGCTTTAGGCTGTATGCATTTAATGCAGAAGGCTGTTGAAACGCTTCGTTTTAAAGGTGTTGCTATTTCCAGTGAAGAGGAATGTGCTTTGTACATCGCCATTTTACTTCATGATATTGGCCACGGACCATTTTCTCACGCAATGGAAAAAAGTATTGTAGAAGATGTCAATCATGAAGCTATATCTTTGTTATTTATGAATAAGCTGAATGAAGAATTTGAAGGAAGATTAAGTCTTGCTATTCAGGTTTTTAAGGGGGAATATCATAGAAAATTCATGTTGCAATTGATTTCAAGCCAATTGGATATGGATCGTATGGATTATCTTAAAAGAGATAGTTTTTATACCGGAGTTGCAGAAGGAAACGTCAATTCTGGCCGATTAATTCAAATGATGAATGTCGTAGATGATGTTTTGGTTATAGAAGAAAAGGGAATTTACTCTGTCGAAAAATTTCTGCTTTCAAGAAGATTAATGTACTGGCAGGCATATCTGCATAAAACCAGTTTGGTAGCCGAATTAATTTTGATGAAACTTTTAAAAAGAGCAAAAGAGCTGACTTTAAAGGGAATAAAACTTCCTTGCAGTGAACCGCTTATGTATTTTATGCAGAACAAAATCACACTGGAAGATTTCGATACCGAAAAACTGGATTTATTTTCTCAATTAGATGATTTTGATATTATTAGCGCTTTAAAATCATGGCAGAAACATAGTGATTTTATTCTTTCAACTTTGAGTAAAATGATTATAAACAGAGATTTGCTAAAGATTAAATTAAGTGCAGATAAAATTCCGATGGAAGAATCGCAGTCTTTAAAAGAAGAGTTTGCGGAGGCACACAATATTTCGGCAGTTGATGCGGGATATTTCATTTTTAGAGGTAAAATAAAGAATCAGGCCTATAGTAAAGAAGCTGAACCGATACGAATTTTGAAAAAAGATAAGACAATTGAAGATGTTGTTGAAGCTTCTGATCAATTGAATTTGAAATCGTTATCTAAATTAGTGACAAAATATTATATCTGTTTTCCAAAACAACTTATCTAA
- the porX gene encoding T9SS response regulator signal transducer PorX encodes MDKIKILWVDDEIDLLKPHILFLEKKNYSVTTCNNGLDAIALFEEDNFDIVFLDENMPGMSGLETLSEMKEKKSSIPMIMITKSEEEYIMEEAIGSKIADYLIKPVNPNQILLSLKKNLDDSRLISEKTTLDYQKEFRKISMELAMVNSYEDWVELYKKLLFWELKLENINDQAMIEILESQKVEANSQFGKFIERNYEDWFAPKADKPIQSNTLFKELVVPEIKKKDKPILFVVIDNLRYDQWKSFETVVSNYYKLEKEVPYFSILPTATQYARNSIFSGLMPLEMEKQHPEYWKNDVEDGGKNLYEAEFLTAQLKRLGLNIKQDYFKITNYAGGKKLAENFKALKGNDLVTVVYNFVDMLSHAKTEMEVVKELASDDKAYRSLTLSWFKNSPLLELIQQAQLLGFKLILTTDHGTINVKNPSKVVGDKNTSLNLRYKTGRSLTYEQKDVYVVKEPKTIGLPAINMSSSFIFAKNDFFLAYVNNYNHYVSYYKNTYQHGGISLEEMIIPFLVFNPK; translated from the coding sequence ATGGATAAAATTAAAATACTTTGGGTCGATGATGAAATCGATCTTTTAAAGCCTCATATATTATTTCTGGAGAAAAAAAATTACTCTGTAACTACTTGTAATAACGGACTTGACGCTATTGCATTGTTTGAAGAAGACAATTTTGATATTGTTTTTCTTGATGAAAATATGCCGGGAATGAGCGGTTTGGAAACACTTTCGGAAATGAAAGAAAAAAAATCATCTATCCCGATGATTATGATTACCAAAAGTGAGGAAGAATATATAATGGAAGAAGCGATTGGTTCTAAGATCGCCGATTATTTGATAAAACCCGTTAATCCCAACCAAATTCTTTTGAGTTTGAAGAAAAACTTAGACGATTCAAGGTTAATTTCGGAAAAAACTACCTTAGATTATCAGAAAGAATTCAGAAAAATTTCAATGGAATTAGCTATGGTTAATTCGTACGAAGACTGGGTTGAATTGTACAAAAAACTTCTTTTCTGGGAGCTGAAACTTGAAAATATAAACGATCAGGCAATGATCGAAATTCTTGAATCACAAAAAGTGGAAGCCAATTCGCAATTTGGAAAATTTATCGAAAGAAATTACGAAGATTGGTTTGCTCCAAAAGCCGATAAACCTATTCAGTCCAATACTCTTTTTAAAGAATTAGTAGTTCCAGAAATCAAGAAGAAAGACAAACCTATTTTGTTTGTCGTTATTGACAACCTTCGCTATGACCAATGGAAATCTTTTGAAACTGTTGTCTCTAATTATTACAAACTCGAAAAAGAAGTACCATACTTCTCTATTCTTCCAACGGCAACACAATATGCCAGAAACTCCATTTTCTCAGGTTTGATGCCATTGGAAATGGAAAAACAACATCCTGAATATTGGAAAAATGATGTTGAAGATGGCGGTAAAAACCTTTATGAAGCCGAATTTTTAACCGCACAATTAAAACGTCTTGGATTAAACATTAAACAAGATTATTTTAAAATCACCAATTATGCAGGAGGAAAAAAACTGGCAGAAAACTTCAAAGCATTAAAAGGCAATGATTTAGTAACGGTTGTTTATAATTTCGTGGATATGCTTTCGCATGCCAAAACAGAAATGGAAGTGGTAAAAGAATTAGCTTCTGATGACAAAGCCTATCGTTCGTTAACATTAAGCTGGTTTAAAAATTCACCTTTATTAGAATTGATTCAGCAGGCACAGCTTTTAGGATTCAAATTAATACTAACTACAGATCACGGAACAATTAATGTAAAAAATCCGTCGAAAGTTGTGGGAGATAAAAATACAAGTTTAAATTTGCGTTATAAAACGGGACGTAGTTTAACCTACGAACAAAAGGACGTTTATGTGGTAAAAGAGCCTAAAACAATTGGCCTTCCAGCCATAAATATGAGCAGTTCGTTTATTTTTGCCAAAAATGATTTCTTTCTGGCTTATGTAAACAACTACAATCATTATGTAAGTTATTATAAAAACACCTATCAGCATGGTGGAATTTCATTAGAAGAAATGATTATTCCGTTTTTGGTGTTTAACCCTAAATAA